In Saccharothrix violaceirubra, the following are encoded in one genomic region:
- a CDS encoding gamma-glutamylcyclotransferase family protein: MPLYAAYGSNMDPNQMMERAPYSPMAGTGWLAGWRLTFGGEDLGWEGALATIVEDPDAQTFVVLYDVSPRDESQLDRWEGALGLYKKIRLRVQTLEGSVVAWLYVLDAYEGGLPSARYIGVVADAAEAAGAPDDYVADLRTRPCTGIGP, from the coding sequence GTGCCGCTCTATGCCGCGTACGGGTCCAACATGGATCCGAACCAGATGATGGAGCGAGCCCCGTACTCCCCGATGGCCGGGACCGGGTGGCTCGCCGGTTGGCGTCTGACGTTCGGTGGCGAGGACCTCGGCTGGGAGGGCGCGCTGGCCACCATCGTCGAGGACCCCGACGCACAGACGTTCGTGGTGCTCTACGACGTGAGTCCGCGCGACGAATCCCAGCTCGACCGCTGGGAGGGGGCGCTCGGTCTCTACAAGAAGATCAGGCTCCGAGTCCAGACCCTCGAGGGGTCGGTCGTGGCGTGGTTGTACGTGCTCGACGCCTACGAGGGCGGCCTGCCGTCGGCCCGCTACATCGGTGTCGTCGCCGACGCGGCCGAGGCCGCCGGCGCGCCCGACGACTACGTCGCCGACCTCCGCACCCGCCCCTGCACCGGCATAGGCCCCTAA
- a CDS encoding endonuclease domain-containing protein: MIRIPQGLHGAHLRDRLLDHLGRAGLRDALREGRLVSYSRAVVVQRELVTDPHTRAAAALLSAGPPALLTGRTSAWLHGCTAASTDDVHLLLGYDHQYRPRQGEVRHHANYDASAVVVIDGLRCHAIVPTLGDMLCRDDRAMAFTCTNEVLAALDPKDRAGFIADVDVHIARRPDSRGRRRGGFLLDLATGEPESPAESRTLLLLVDEGFPVPRMQYPVCDLDGRVLWRLDFAWPDRRLALEYDGYAAHVDRVEADRARDEDLRRRGWRVVHADASDLRRPARLIECLSAYFAVSERTTRGV, encoded by the coding sequence ATGATCCGAATCCCGCAGGGCCTGCACGGTGCGCATCTTCGCGACCGACTGCTCGACCACCTGGGCCGCGCCGGGCTGCGCGACGCGCTTCGTGAAGGACGACTGGTCTCCTACTCGCGCGCGGTCGTCGTCCAACGCGAACTGGTCACCGACCCGCACACCCGTGCGGCGGCGGCGCTCCTGAGCGCCGGCCCGCCCGCGCTGCTGACCGGCCGGACCTCGGCGTGGCTGCACGGCTGCACGGCCGCGAGCACCGACGACGTGCACCTGCTTCTCGGCTACGACCACCAGTACCGCCCACGACAGGGCGAGGTCAGGCACCACGCCAACTACGACGCGTCGGCGGTCGTGGTCATCGACGGCCTGCGCTGCCACGCGATCGTGCCCACGTTGGGCGACATGCTGTGCCGTGACGACCGGGCCATGGCTTTCACGTGCACGAACGAGGTGCTCGCCGCGCTGGACCCGAAGGACCGGGCGGGGTTCATCGCCGACGTCGACGTGCACATCGCCCGACGTCCTGACTCGCGAGGACGGCGCCGCGGCGGGTTCCTGCTCGACCTCGCCACCGGCGAGCCCGAGTCCCCGGCCGAGAGCCGGACGTTGCTCCTGCTCGTCGACGAGGGGTTTCCGGTGCCCCGCATGCAGTACCCGGTGTGCGATCTCGACGGCCGCGTGCTGTGGCGGCTCGACTTCGCGTGGCCGGACCGGCGACTGGCGTTGGAGTACGACGGCTACGCGGCGCACGTCGACCGCGTGGAGGCCGATCGTGCGCGGGACGAGGACCTACGACGGCGTGGCTGGCGGGTCGTGCACGCGGACGCGTCGGACCTGCGCCGTCCGGCTCGGTTGATCGAGTGCCTGAGTGCATATTTCGCGGTGTCTGAACGCACAACTCGCGGTGTCTGA
- a CDS encoding ESX secretion-associated protein EspG encodes MTTFGVDLGLDDVREPVSVSVLEFDVLWEHLRLESMPLVLKVPSPGKTTSERSRLEREAWSGLDGRGLGSPAGVDPLLEDLLHLLNRPEREVDGRLWLGRSVRVLAAAKGGSGVLAVLADGRLTLRPASAEGLPREALSALPPLPAGPGHSITLPSADLDAAAAAATTPDTLVAALTSRGLRADDAKTLATMFADADHRGQFGAAHRDKWGKRHRPDHVIGFFDTPHGRYLQQRRATPGHPPWSTISPTDHRRLLSHLTPLLP; translated from the coding sequence ATGACGACGTTCGGTGTGGACCTCGGGCTCGACGACGTGCGCGAACCCGTGTCGGTCTCGGTGCTGGAGTTCGACGTGCTGTGGGAGCACCTGCGGCTGGAGTCGATGCCGTTGGTGCTGAAGGTGCCATCGCCCGGCAAGACCACTTCGGAGCGCTCCCGGTTGGAGCGCGAGGCGTGGTCAGGTCTGGACGGTCGCGGGTTGGGCAGTCCGGCCGGGGTGGACCCGTTGCTGGAGGACCTGCTGCACCTGCTGAACCGGCCGGAGCGCGAGGTGGACGGGCGGTTGTGGCTGGGGCGTTCGGTGCGCGTGCTGGCGGCGGCGAAGGGCGGTTCGGGGGTGCTGGCGGTCCTGGCGGACGGCCGGTTGACGTTGCGTCCGGCCTCGGCCGAGGGGCTGCCGCGCGAGGCCCTGTCCGCGTTGCCGCCGTTGCCCGCCGGTCCCGGCCACTCGATCACGCTGCCCAGCGCCGACCTCGACGCCGCTGCCGCCGCCGCGACCACGCCCGACACGCTGGTGGCGGCGCTGACGTCACGCGGCCTGCGCGCCGACGACGCGAAAACCCTGGCGACGATGTTCGCCGACGCCGACCACCGCGGCCAGTTCGGCGCCGCCCACCGCGACAAGTGGGGCAAACGCCACCGCCCGGACCACGTGATCGGCTTCTTCGACACCCCGCACGGCCGCTACCTCCAACAGCGCCGCGCCACCCCCGGCCACCCCCCGTGGTCCACCATCTCCCCCACCGACCACCGCCGCCTCCTCTCCCACCTGACCCCCCTCCTCCCCTGA
- a CDS encoding PPE domain-containing protein, giving the protein MPEGHRWSGYSHQELYEKIHAGPGPQASFASIERWAGIADALTDIDADLHEGILRSGAHWEGTAADQARHTMNPLASWAGNAREGADTMKLSAELQADYIAKARAEMPAPVKVTAPEAGGLETFLTHLIGGQTDNEIQEKARDAAEERAREVMATYASSTSGNTATLGTFHQPPQMSVQAPAVVRNENQHVFHHGWGWGGPRGGWNGGWRGGRPGSRQGSGWTRRPVPTWTGGDTRPSWTPPSGGATTRPATGPLVPHHGPTGGPGAVIGGGTTRRGDDQDRDRDKRSSTVTTGHNDTVSSGTSSGSGSGGSGSGSGGSGSGGFGSGAGGAAAAGAGLPLPSGTTTASSAEFGAFAAANAQQSTLGPGSASGSMLGATGAQGGGDTVHKRSTPAPAQPAFDPFGVGPQAAEDEEDEVHEAADYLRETDDVYGVGGMISPAVIGESPTRR; this is encoded by the coding sequence ATGCCCGAGGGCCACCGCTGGAGCGGGTACAGCCATCAGGAGCTCTACGAGAAGATCCACGCGGGGCCGGGGCCGCAGGCCTCGTTCGCCTCGATCGAGCGCTGGGCGGGCATCGCGGACGCGTTGACCGACATCGACGCGGACCTGCACGAGGGCATCCTGCGGTCGGGCGCGCACTGGGAGGGCACGGCCGCCGACCAGGCCCGGCACACCATGAACCCGCTCGCGTCGTGGGCGGGCAACGCGCGCGAGGGCGCGGACACGATGAAGCTGTCCGCCGAACTCCAGGCCGACTACATCGCCAAGGCCCGCGCCGAGATGCCCGCGCCGGTCAAGGTGACCGCGCCGGAGGCCGGCGGGTTGGAGACCTTCCTGACGCACCTCATCGGCGGTCAGACCGACAACGAGATCCAGGAGAAGGCGCGCGACGCCGCCGAGGAACGCGCCCGCGAGGTCATGGCGACCTACGCGTCGAGCACGTCCGGCAACACCGCGACCCTGGGCACGTTCCACCAGCCGCCGCAGATGTCCGTGCAGGCGCCCGCCGTCGTGCGCAACGAGAACCAGCACGTGTTCCACCACGGGTGGGGCTGGGGTGGCCCGCGCGGTGGCTGGAACGGCGGGTGGCGTGGCGGCCGGCCCGGGTCCCGGCAGGGTTCCGGGTGGACTCGTCGGCCCGTTCCGACGTGGACCGGCGGCGACACGCGGCCGTCGTGGACCCCGCCGTCCGGTGGCGCGACGACCCGTCCGGCGACCGGGCCGCTGGTGCCCCACCACGGCCCGACGGGCGGTCCGGGTGCGGTGATCGGCGGCGGCACGACCCGGCGTGGCGACGACCAGGACCGTGATCGCGACAAGCGCTCGTCGACCGTCACCACAGGACACAACGACACCGTGTCCTCCGGCACTTCCTCCGGCTCCGGTTCGGGCGGCTCCGGCTCCGGTTCGGGCGGCTCGGGTTCGGGCGGCTTCGGCTCCGGCGCGGGTGGCGCCGCCGCGGCCGGCGCCGGCCTGCCGTTGCCCAGCGGCACGACGACCGCCAGCTCGGCCGAGTTCGGCGCTTTCGCGGCGGCCAACGCGCAGCAGTCCACGTTGGGCCCCGGCAGCGCGTCGGGGTCGATGCTCGGCGCGACCGGCGCCCAGGGCGGCGGCGACACCGTGCACAAGCGGTCGACGCCCGCGCCCGCGCAGCCCGCGTTCGACCCGTTCGGCGTGGGTCCGCAGGCCGCCGAGGACGAGGAGGACGAGGTCCACGAGGCCGCCGACTACCTGCGGGAGACCGACGACGTGTACGGCGTCGGCGGGATGATCTCGCCGGCGGTGATCGGGGAGAGCCCGACGCGCCGATGA
- a CDS encoding transcriptional regulator, giving the protein MPSEDHGRGVPAMAHTLNVDPTAIPSLKSAFAGALARLDQQIELAVTEVRVRPWAGDPVSSEAAEKFNERSLESGDSGLAALLGYQRQLKSAMDALILVERQYQTIESDNTGLMQQGGC; this is encoded by the coding sequence ATGCCGTCGGAAGACCACGGTCGAGGCGTGCCGGCGATGGCGCACACCCTGAACGTGGACCCCACCGCCATCCCCAGCCTCAAGAGCGCGTTCGCGGGCGCGCTGGCGCGGTTGGACCAGCAGATCGAACTGGCCGTCACCGAGGTGCGCGTGCGCCCGTGGGCGGGCGACCCGGTCAGCTCCGAAGCCGCCGAGAAGTTCAACGAGCGGTCGCTGGAGTCCGGCGACTCGGGCCTCGCCGCGCTGCTCGGCTACCAGCGGCAGCTCAAGTCCGCGATGGACGCCCTGATCCTCGTGGAGCGGCAGTACCAGACGATCGAGTCCGACAACACCGGGTTGATGCAGCAGGGTGGTTGCTGA
- a CDS encoding DUF3558 domain-containing protein: MRITRMIATALPALVVLACTPSAQDRPSHLDDPLPAITTTPLVLPARPAEVRLDDVDPCGVLSQDERLRLSLDNPPTAYVEPAFGNAKACTIRSTISGNVLRLALVTEQGVDVWLDENAQVEAQVISVAGYPALTVRTPGLEHLCTVEVDVAKGQFLDVMFRDGGNTTALPQDTLCLGAERAAEAAMAALLRKR; the protein is encoded by the coding sequence ATGAGGATCACGCGCATGATCGCGACGGCATTGCCGGCGCTGGTCGTGCTCGCGTGCACACCCTCGGCCCAGGACCGGCCGTCCCACCTCGACGACCCGCTGCCCGCGATCACCACCACCCCGCTCGTCCTGCCCGCGCGACCGGCCGAGGTCCGGCTCGACGACGTCGACCCGTGCGGCGTGTTGTCCCAGGACGAACGCCTGCGGCTGAGCCTGGACAACCCGCCGACGGCCTACGTGGAGCCGGCCTTCGGCAACGCGAAGGCGTGCACGATCCGCAGCACGATCAGCGGGAACGTGCTGCGCCTGGCACTGGTGACCGAGCAGGGCGTCGACGTGTGGCTCGACGAGAACGCGCAGGTGGAGGCGCAGGTGATCAGCGTGGCCGGCTACCCGGCGCTCACCGTGCGCACACCCGGCCTCGAACACCTGTGCACGGTGGAGGTGGACGTGGCGAAAGGCCAGTTCCTCGACGTGATGTTCCGCGACGGCGGCAACACCACCGCATTGCCGCAGGACACGCTGTGCCTGGGCGCCGAACGGGCCGCCGAGGCGGCCATGGCCGCCCTGCTGCGCAAGCGCTGA
- a CDS encoding GNAT family N-acetyltransferase produces the protein MEPVEINAGEFYLRQWRADDRIDDREALVAAGRCADRGTAGEFVADRTRRWDDDSVCSWAVCDQLTGTAVGEVALTAEGGLTCWTTPARRREGIARHAVSAVVGFGFGFLDLPRIDAVPHDDAGLRLAHACGFEPDISRGVWTRLR, from the coding sequence ATGGAGCCGGTCGAGATCAACGCGGGCGAGTTCTACTTGCGACAGTGGCGTGCGGACGACCGCATCGACGACCGCGAGGCGCTCGTCGCGGCCGGTCGGTGCGCCGATCGGGGAACGGCGGGCGAATTCGTCGCGGACCGCACGCGGCGGTGGGACGACGATTCGGTGTGCTCGTGGGCGGTCTGCGACCAGTTGACCGGCACGGCCGTCGGCGAGGTCGCGTTGACCGCCGAGGGCGGCCTGACCTGCTGGACCACGCCCGCACGGCGGCGTGAGGGCATCGCCCGGCACGCGGTGTCCGCCGTGGTCGGCTTCGGCTTCGGGTTCCTCGACCTGCCCCGGATCGACGCTGTCCCGCACGACGACGCGGGGCTACGGTTGGCGCACGCGTGCGGGTTCGAACCGGATATTTCACGCGGAGTGTGGACGCGACTACGGTAG
- a CDS encoding GNAT family N-acetyltransferase encodes MDPVELRTGAWLLRVVRPDDAPALVAALDDPEIRRWLWAYQVADEAAARAFAGHRAWQWLKDERYSWAVFAADGALAGEVGLRDLSAHDRSAEVACWTAAAFRGRGVAATAVSAAVAFGFGVAGLHRVGYRHAVANTASRRVAEKCGFRPEGTLRGAEWIDGRPHDLCQWSVLATD; translated from the coding sequence GTGGACCCGGTCGAACTCCGTACCGGCGCCTGGCTGTTGCGGGTGGTGCGACCCGACGACGCACCGGCGCTCGTGGCCGCCCTGGACGACCCGGAGATCCGACGCTGGCTGTGGGCCTACCAGGTGGCCGACGAGGCGGCGGCCCGCGCGTTCGCCGGGCACCGGGCGTGGCAGTGGCTCAAGGACGAGCGCTACTCGTGGGCCGTGTTCGCCGCGGACGGCGCGCTCGCCGGCGAGGTGGGGCTGCGCGACCTGTCCGCGCACGACCGTTCGGCCGAGGTGGCGTGCTGGACGGCGGCGGCGTTCCGGGGCAGGGGTGTCGCGGCGACGGCAGTGTCCGCGGCCGTGGCGTTCGGGTTCGGCGTCGCCGGGTTGCACCGCGTCGGATACCGGCACGCCGTGGCCAACACGGCGTCCCGGCGGGTCGCGGAGAAGTGCGGCTTCCGGCCCGAGGGGACGTTGCGCGGAGCCGAGTGGATCGACGGCCGGCCGCACGACCTGTGCCAGTGGTCGGTCCTGGCCACCGACTAG
- a CDS encoding HAD-IA family hydrolase, giving the protein MTPKVLLLDLDGVLRRFGSDDAIEDAHGLPRGRLAEVAFGLAGPALVGADTDAAWRALVRGRLVADGLSADVARSAVAAWSRVGELVPEAIALVRRVRCRVAVLTNATDRLPVDLARLGLDREVDAVVSSAVIGAVKPAPEAYLRALDLLGVEAADVVFCDDKAENAAGARAVGIDGVHTPDYPALEAAVADRGLLGPLLLVLHDRDEAVAAARELADGGWAPALVHKDLLAGEDDVEDADWVVELATGPDGRSAHRHRDLLETVADRVDGFVTD; this is encoded by the coding sequence GTGACGCCGAAGGTCCTGCTGCTCGACCTCGACGGCGTGCTGCGCCGGTTCGGTTCGGACGACGCGATCGAGGACGCGCACGGCCTGCCGCGCGGCCGGCTCGCCGAGGTCGCGTTCGGACTGGCCGGTCCGGCGCTGGTCGGCGCGGACACCGACGCGGCGTGGCGCGCACTCGTGCGCGGACGGCTGGTCGCGGACGGGCTGTCGGCGGACGTGGCGCGGTCGGCCGTGGCGGCGTGGTCGCGGGTCGGCGAACTCGTGCCCGAGGCGATCGCGCTGGTGCGCCGGGTGCGCTGCCGGGTCGCGGTGCTGACCAACGCGACCGACCGGCTCCCCGTCGACCTGGCCCGGCTCGGCCTGGACCGCGAGGTGGACGCCGTGGTGTCGTCGGCCGTGATCGGCGCGGTGAAACCGGCGCCCGAGGCCTACCTGCGTGCCCTCGACCTGCTCGGCGTCGAGGCCGCCGACGTCGTGTTCTGCGACGACAAGGCAGAGAACGCGGCGGGCGCGCGTGCGGTCGGCATCGACGGCGTCCACACCCCCGACTACCCGGCGTTGGAGGCGGCGGTCGCCGACCGCGGCCTGCTCGGCCCGTTGCTGCTCGTGCTGCACGACCGCGACGAGGCCGTGGCCGCCGCGCGCGAGCTGGCCGACGGGGGCTGGGCACCCGCCTTGGTGCACAAGGACCTTCTCGCGGGCGAGGACGACGTCGAGGACGCGGACTGGGTCGTGGAGCTGGCCACCGGGCCGGACGGCCGGTCCGCGCACCGGCACCGCGACCTGCTGGAGACGGTCGCCGACCGCGTCGACGGGTTCGTGACGGACTAG
- a CDS encoding DUF1707 SHOCT-like domain-containing protein has protein sequence MGQEIRIGDAEREKALELLGVHLGDGRLTITEYGDRSAQVTTARTRGELLALFADLPAPKPQFEPRPAVPPMPPAFVPPSFPARPRFDRSYVPAVVLGCVALFFAFRSPAVFLLIPVVMLILHARGRRP, from the coding sequence GTGGGCCAGGAGATCCGGATCGGTGACGCCGAGCGTGAGAAGGCGTTGGAGCTGCTCGGCGTACACCTCGGTGACGGTCGGCTGACCATCACCGAGTACGGCGACCGGTCGGCGCAGGTCACGACGGCGCGCACGCGCGGCGAACTGCTGGCGCTGTTCGCCGACCTGCCCGCGCCCAAGCCCCAGTTCGAGCCGCGACCGGCCGTGCCCCCGATGCCCCCGGCGTTCGTGCCGCCGTCGTTCCCGGCCAGGCCGCGGTTCGACCGGTCGTACGTGCCGGCGGTGGTCCTCGGGTGCGTGGCGTTGTTCTTCGCGTTCCGCAGCCCGGCGGTGTTCCTGCTGATCCCGGTCGTGATGCTGATCCTGCACGCGCGCGGCAGGCGTCCGTGA
- a CDS encoding acetyl/propionyl/methylcrotonyl-CoA carboxylase subunit alpha has protein sequence MSLHRVLVANRGEIAVRVVRACRDAGLASVAVYADPDRDAPHVRLADEAFALGGSTPGESYLSIDKLLDVAKRAGADAVHPGYGFLSENADFAQAVLDAGLTWIGPTPKAIRDLGDKVTARHIATRAGAPLVPGTKDPVSGPDEVVAFAREHGLPVAIKAAFGGGGRGLKVARTLEEIPELFDSAVREAVTAFGRGECFVERYLDKPRHVEAQVLADQHGNVVVVGTRDCSLQRRHQKLVEEAPAPFLTDEQRASIHASAKAICREAGYHGAGTVEYLVATDGTISFLEVNTRLQVEHPVSEETAGVDLVREQFRIAAGEELRFTEDPTPRGHSIEFRINGEDAGRGFLPAPGTVTRFVAPSGPGVRVDAGVESGTVIGGQFDSLLAKLIVTGEDRAQALERARRALDELVVEGMATVVPFHRLIVRDPAYVGDEDGFTVHTRWIETEWDNTVEPFTGGTEAEEDEPRRSVVVEVGGRRLEVSLPGDLGGVAPAAKSAKKPRRRAGGANGAAASGDAVTAPMQGTIVKIAVEDGQHIEAGDLVVVLEAMKMENPVTAHRAGVVTGLSAEQGGTVTQGAVLCEIKA, from the coding sequence GTGTCACTGCACAGGGTCCTCGTCGCCAACCGCGGTGAGATCGCCGTCCGGGTCGTCCGCGCCTGTCGGGACGCGGGCCTGGCCAGCGTCGCCGTGTACGCCGACCCGGACCGGGACGCGCCGCACGTGCGCCTGGCCGACGAGGCGTTCGCGTTGGGCGGCTCCACCCCCGGCGAGTCCTACCTGTCGATCGACAAGCTGCTCGACGTGGCCAAGCGCGCCGGCGCCGACGCCGTGCACCCCGGCTACGGCTTCCTGTCCGAGAACGCCGACTTCGCGCAGGCCGTGCTGGACGCGGGCCTGACCTGGATCGGGCCGACCCCGAAGGCGATCCGCGACCTCGGCGACAAGGTGACCGCACGGCACATCGCCACGCGGGCGGGCGCGCCGCTGGTGCCCGGCACGAAGGACCCGGTGTCCGGTCCGGACGAGGTGGTGGCGTTCGCCCGCGAGCACGGCCTGCCGGTCGCGATCAAGGCGGCGTTCGGCGGCGGCGGGCGCGGGCTGAAGGTGGCCCGCACGCTGGAGGAGATCCCCGAGCTGTTCGACAGCGCGGTGCGCGAGGCCGTCACGGCGTTCGGTCGCGGCGAGTGCTTCGTCGAGCGCTACCTGGACAAGCCGCGGCACGTCGAGGCGCAGGTGCTCGCCGACCAGCACGGCAACGTGGTCGTCGTGGGCACGCGTGACTGCTCGCTCCAGCGCCGCCACCAGAAGCTGGTGGAGGAGGCGCCCGCGCCGTTCCTGACCGACGAGCAGCGCGCGTCCATCCACGCCTCGGCCAAGGCGATCTGCCGCGAGGCCGGCTACCACGGCGCGGGCACGGTCGAGTACCTGGTCGCGACCGACGGCACGATCTCGTTCCTGGAGGTCAACACGCGGCTCCAGGTCGAGCACCCGGTCAGCGAGGAGACCGCGGGCGTCGACCTGGTGCGCGAGCAGTTCCGGATCGCGGCGGGCGAGGAGCTGCGGTTCACCGAGGACCCGACGCCGCGCGGCCACTCCATCGAGTTCCGGATCAACGGCGAGGACGCCGGTCGGGGCTTCCTGCCCGCGCCCGGCACCGTGACGCGGTTCGTCGCGCCGTCGGGTCCGGGCGTGCGCGTGGACGCGGGCGTGGAGAGCGGCACGGTCATCGGCGGGCAGTTCGACTCGTTGCTGGCCAAGCTGATCGTGACCGGTGAAGACCGGGCGCAGGCGTTGGAACGGGCCCGGCGCGCGCTCGACGAGCTGGTCGTCGAGGGCATGGCGACCGTGGTGCCGTTCCACCGGCTGATCGTGCGCGACCCGGCGTACGTGGGCGACGAGGACGGGTTCACCGTGCACACGCGGTGGATCGAGACCGAGTGGGACAACACGGTAGAGCCGTTCACCGGCGGCACCGAGGCCGAGGAGGACGAGCCGCGCCGGTCCGTGGTCGTGGAGGTCGGCGGCCGGCGGCTGGAGGTGTCGCTGCCCGGTGACCTGGGCGGCGTCGCGCCGGCCGCGAAGTCGGCGAAGAAGCCGCGGCGGCGCGCGGGCGGCGCCAACGGCGCGGCGGCGTCCGGCGACGCGGTGACCGCGCCCATGCAGGGCACGATCGTCAAGATCGCGGTCGAGGACGGCCAGCACATCGAGGCCGGGGACCTGGTCGTCGTGCTGGAGGCCATGAAGATGGAGAACCCGGTGACCGCGCACCGCGCGGGCGTGGTGACCGGTCTCTCGGCCGAACAGGGCGGGACCGTGACCCAGGGCGCCGTCCTCTGCGAAATCAAGGCCTAA
- a CDS encoding dicarboxylate/amino acid:cation symporter, which produces MSFIHTYRKPKVFGIAVLVALVLGALVGWLAKTNDQEWLVTTLGHLGDVFTSLLQLTVIPLVFTAIVVGITSLNRLGRTRAARLGGKTVLWFAITSLIAVLIGLAVALLVKPGTGVDVTPTDAAVKRLASREPGSWTTLVESLIPSNLFSAFTEGAVLQVVFIALLVGFAAFALGERAAPFVDFTRAAFDLVQKIVGWIVLLAPIGVFGLIGTAFATYGNSFVGPLFSLIVSVYVGSLIVLLVVYPVLLRFVGRVDPLTFFAKAWNAIQFAFVSRSSGATLPLSKRAAEDLGVDRDYAAFAVPLGTTTKMDGCAAVYPAVATVFIANLVDVRLGVWQYVAIVAVAVFGALATAGTTGWFTMLTLTLAAVGLPTEAIALGVAVVYAIDPILDMIRTATNVAGQITVPVLVARSEGLLGETTAPQPPPVPRRAVTA; this is translated from the coding sequence TTGTCGTTCATCCATACATACCGTAAGCCGAAGGTCTTCGGCATCGCCGTGCTCGTCGCCCTGGTCCTCGGCGCCCTCGTCGGGTGGCTGGCCAAGACGAACGACCAGGAGTGGCTCGTCACCACGCTCGGCCACCTCGGCGACGTGTTCACCAGCCTGCTCCAGCTCACCGTGATCCCGCTCGTGTTCACGGCCATCGTCGTCGGCATCACGAGCCTGAACCGGCTGGGCCGGACCCGGGCCGCGCGCCTGGGCGGCAAGACCGTGCTCTGGTTCGCGATCACGTCCCTGATCGCCGTACTGATCGGCCTCGCGGTCGCGCTGCTGGTCAAGCCCGGCACGGGCGTGGACGTCACGCCCACCGACGCCGCCGTCAAGCGGCTCGCGAGCCGCGAACCCGGCTCGTGGACGACACTCGTCGAGTCGCTCATCCCGTCCAACCTGTTCTCCGCGTTCACCGAGGGCGCGGTGCTCCAGGTCGTCTTCATCGCGCTGCTGGTCGGGTTCGCCGCGTTCGCGCTCGGGGAGCGTGCGGCCCCGTTCGTCGACTTCACGCGCGCGGCGTTCGACCTCGTCCAGAAGATCGTCGGCTGGATCGTGCTGCTCGCGCCCATCGGCGTGTTCGGCCTGATCGGCACGGCGTTCGCCACCTATGGCAACTCGTTCGTGGGCCCGCTGTTCTCGCTGATCGTGTCGGTGTACGTCGGCTCGCTGATCGTGCTGCTCGTCGTGTACCCGGTGCTGCTGCGGTTCGTGGGCCGGGTCGACCCGCTGACCTTCTTCGCCAAGGCGTGGAACGCGATCCAGTTCGCCTTCGTCTCCCGCAGCTCGGGCGCCACGCTGCCGCTGAGCAAGCGGGCCGCCGAGGACCTGGGCGTGGACCGCGACTACGCGGCCTTCGCCGTGCCGCTGGGCACGACCACGAAGATGGACGGGTGCGCGGCCGTGTACCCGGCCGTGGCCACGGTGTTCATCGCGAACCTGGTCGACGTCCGGCTCGGCGTGTGGCAGTACGTGGCGATCGTCGCGGTCGCCGTGTTCGGCGCGCTGGCCACGGCCGGCACCACGGGCTGGTTCACGATGCTGACCCTCACGCTGGCCGCCGTCGGCCTGCCCACCGAGGCCATCGCCCTGGGCGTCGCGGTCGTCTACGCCATCGACCCGATCCTGGACATGATCCGCACGGCGACCAACGTGGCCGGTCAGATCACGGTCCCGGTCCTGGTCGCCCGGTCGGAGGGCCTGCTCGGGGAGACCACCGCACCGCAGCCGCCGCCGGTCCCGCGCCGCGCGGTCACGGCCTGA
- a CDS encoding Maf family protein produces MRFVLASQSPARLAVLKAAGISPDVLVSGVDEDALVASLVDPTPQRIVEVLARAKAEAVDVVEGVVVGCDSMLLTADGRVHGKPKTREVAERRWREQAGTTATLLTGHAVIRKDADGVRTAVAHEATLVRFGTPTEAELQAYLDSGEPLEVAGAFTLDGRGGWFVDGIDGDHTSVIGISLPLTRRLLHSVGITLSDLW; encoded by the coding sequence GTGCGCTTCGTCCTGGCCTCCCAGTCACCCGCCCGCCTCGCCGTCCTCAAGGCCGCCGGGATCAGTCCCGACGTCCTGGTCTCCGGTGTCGACGAGGACGCCCTGGTCGCGTCGTTGGTCGACCCGACCCCGCAGCGGATCGTCGAGGTCCTGGCCAGGGCCAAGGCCGAAGCGGTCGACGTGGTCGAGGGCGTGGTCGTGGGGTGCGACTCGATGCTGCTCACGGCCGACGGCCGGGTGCACGGCAAGCCCAAGACCCGTGAGGTCGCCGAACGTCGTTGGCGTGAGCAGGCGGGCACGACGGCGACCCTGCTCACGGGACACGCGGTGATCCGCAAGGACGCGGACGGCGTGCGCACGGCCGTGGCCCACGAGGCGACGCTGGTCCGGTTCGGCACGCCGACCGAGGCCGAGCTCCAGGCGTACCTCGACTCGGGTGAGCCGCTGGAGGTCGCGGGCGCGTTCACGCTCGACGGCCGGGGCGGCTGGTTCGTCGACGGTATCGACGGCGATCACACGAGCGTGATCGGCATCAGCCTGCCGCTCACCCGCCGCCTGCTCCACAGTGTGGGAATCACGCTCTCAGATCTTTGGTAG